The following coding sequences are from one Verrucosispora sp. WMMD573 window:
- the recR gene encoding recombination mediator RecR gives MYEGAIQDLIDELGRLPGVGPKSAQRIAFHVLSADPADINRLAGALRKVKELVRFCTSCYNVAESDQCRICRDPRRTDEVICVVEEPKDVVAIERTGEFRGRYHVLGGAINPLEGIGPDNLRIRELMTRLGGGAIRELILATDPNTEGEATATYLALMVKPMGIAVTRLASGLPVGGDLEYADEITLGRAFEGRRAV, from the coding sequence ATGTACGAGGGCGCCATCCAGGATCTGATCGACGAGCTGGGCCGACTGCCGGGCGTGGGCCCCAAGAGTGCCCAGCGGATCGCCTTTCACGTGCTGTCCGCCGACCCGGCCGACATCAACCGGCTGGCCGGCGCGCTGCGCAAGGTCAAGGAGCTGGTGCGGTTCTGCACCAGCTGCTACAACGTCGCCGAGTCCGACCAGTGCCGGATCTGCCGCGACCCGCGCCGCACCGACGAGGTGATCTGCGTGGTCGAGGAGCCGAAGGACGTGGTGGCGATCGAGCGGACCGGTGAGTTCCGCGGCCGGTACCACGTGCTCGGCGGGGCGATCAATCCGCTGGAGGGCATCGGGCCGGACAATCTGCGCATCCGCGAGTTGATGACCCGTCTCGGCGGCGGCGCGATTCGTGAGCTGATCCTGGCCACCGACCCGAACACCGAGGGCGAGGCGACTGCGACCTACCTCGCGCTGATGGTGAAGCCGATGGGGATCGCGGTGACCCGGCTGGCCAGCGGGCTACCGGTCGGCGGCGACCTGGAGTACGCCGACGAGATCACCCTGGGCCGGGCGTTCGAGGGCCGCCGCGCCGTGTGA
- a CDS encoding YbaB/EbfC family nucleoid-associated protein, translated as MQQMLKQAQKMQQQIAKAQAELAEAEVTGTAGGGLVTAVVTGSGEVKSIKIDPKAVDPDDVETLEDLVVAALHNATEAARELTEQKMGPVAGGMGGLGLPGF; from the coding sequence ATGCAGCAGATGCTGAAGCAGGCGCAGAAGATGCAGCAGCAGATCGCCAAGGCACAGGCGGAGCTGGCCGAGGCCGAGGTGACCGGCACCGCCGGCGGCGGCCTGGTCACCGCTGTCGTCACCGGTTCCGGTGAGGTCAAGAGCATCAAGATCGACCCGAAGGCTGTCGACCCGGACGACGTGGAGACCCTGGAGGATCTCGTCGTCGCCGCGCTACACAACGCCACCGAGGCGGCTCGCGAGCTGACCGAGCAGAAGATGGGCCCGGTCGCGGGCGGGATGGGCGGCCTCGGCCTGCCCGGGTTCTGA
- a CDS encoding DNA polymerase III subunit gamma and tau, translated as MALALYRKYRPRTFAEVIGQEHVTEPLSQALRSGRLNHAYLFSGPRGCGKTSSARILARSLNCEHGPTPEPCGTCDSCRSLAGDGAGSIDVIEIDAASHGGVDDARELREKAFFAPANSRFKIYVIDEAHMVSSAGFNALLKLVEEPPEYVKFIFATTEPEKVLGTIKSRTHHYPFRLIPPKVLRPYLEQLTQAEGVPVEPAVFPLVVRAGGGSARDSLSVLDQLIAGAGPDGVSYARAAALLGVTDAALIDEMCDALAAGDGAAAYATVDRVAEAGHDPRRFAADLLERLRDLIVLQQVPDAVTKGLIDGPDDQIERMAAQAQQLGPGTLSRCADIVHDGLVEMRGTTAPRLLLELICARMLLPGVDDGTGGLLQRLERMERRLTLAGTDAPPATAGSAPATNPPTVRTQPPAAPAAAAANRAGTGAAAPATATSSSAAPPPGRGNASSSADRGNGHSSGHDASAGPDGTTQDAGRDRVTSTAGAGTGGTTAGEGADAGRHAGMNGTADGPAVGPSDGHPGWSGGTQDGATNGRATPRRPVPQSAVMPDPATPEPPRPGAVSPGVLDAVAVRRVWPEVVGKVNRSNKRIAALMRDAVVRDLDGDTLVLTVKSAVLARMMSDHAQVLTDALYEELGGRWQIRCEVAGQAGAAAPAPRPTPAQAAVPSSPAPAEDRGIRRPPSAAGRTGHSGDTAASEEEDWPEPARPGGSAPSTGIAKGTGQENSGAGGTGASQGDWPKTAPLGGAASAGPPRSATAPDAGPLPPGQSAGPSGGQSAAAASAGRMPSAPPQPSTPATRGSGAAPASNALAAARAAAAGRGSRAAATWQAADADWAGEPPYDPDYDGPVTGGKIRPSAAPTYEGFDPGDEPLDEVLDERTARESSEEQAVRLFKEAFGGAEKIDETNAR; from the coding sequence GTGGCACTGGCGCTCTACCGCAAGTACCGGCCGCGTACCTTCGCCGAGGTCATCGGGCAGGAGCACGTCACCGAGCCGCTGTCGCAGGCGCTGCGTAGTGGACGGCTCAACCACGCGTACCTCTTCTCCGGCCCGCGCGGCTGCGGCAAGACCTCAAGCGCCCGCATCCTGGCCCGCTCGCTCAACTGCGAGCACGGACCCACCCCGGAGCCCTGCGGCACCTGCGACTCGTGTCGCTCGCTGGCCGGTGACGGGGCCGGCTCGATCGACGTCATCGAGATCGACGCGGCCAGCCACGGTGGCGTGGACGACGCCCGTGAGCTGCGGGAGAAGGCGTTCTTCGCGCCGGCCAACAGCCGCTTCAAGATCTATGTCATCGACGAGGCGCACATGGTCTCGTCGGCCGGCTTCAACGCCCTGCTCAAGCTGGTCGAGGAGCCCCCGGAGTACGTCAAGTTCATCTTCGCCACCACCGAGCCGGAGAAGGTCCTCGGCACCATCAAGTCGCGGACCCACCACTACCCGTTCCGACTGATCCCGCCGAAGGTGCTGCGGCCGTACCTTGAGCAGCTGACCCAGGCCGAGGGGGTGCCTGTCGAGCCGGCGGTGTTCCCGCTCGTGGTGCGCGCCGGTGGCGGCAGCGCCCGGGACAGCCTCTCCGTACTCGACCAGCTCATCGCCGGTGCCGGCCCCGACGGGGTGAGCTACGCCCGGGCCGCCGCGCTGCTCGGGGTGACCGACGCGGCGCTTATCGACGAGATGTGCGACGCCCTCGCCGCCGGGGACGGCGCCGCCGCGTACGCCACCGTCGACCGGGTCGCCGAGGCCGGGCACGACCCCCGCCGGTTCGCCGCCGACCTGTTGGAACGGCTCCGCGACCTGATCGTGCTCCAGCAGGTGCCCGACGCGGTGACCAAGGGCCTCATCGACGGGCCGGACGACCAGATCGAGCGGATGGCCGCGCAGGCCCAGCAGCTCGGGCCGGGCACCCTGTCCCGCTGCGCCGACATCGTGCACGACGGCCTGGTGGAGATGCGTGGCACCACCGCGCCCCGGCTGCTGCTGGAGTTGATCTGCGCCCGGATGCTGCTGCCCGGCGTCGACGACGGCACCGGCGGCCTGCTCCAGCGTCTCGAACGCATGGAACGCCGGCTCACCCTCGCCGGCACCGACGCGCCGCCGGCCACCGCCGGCTCCGCGCCCGCCACCAACCCCCCGACGGTACGGACCCAGCCTCCCGCCGCGCCCGCGGCTGCCGCCGCGAACCGGGCCGGGACCGGCGCTGCCGCGCCGGCTACCGCCACCTCGTCGAGCGCCGCCCCGCCTCCCGGTCGCGGCAACGCATCCTCGTCGGCCGATCGCGGCAATGGCCATTCCTCTGGTCACGATGCGTCGGCCGGTCCCGACGGCACGACTCAAGACGCCGGTCGTGACAGGGTGACCTCGACGGCCGGGGCGGGTACGGGAGGTACCACAGCCGGTGAGGGGGCCGACGCTGGTCGCCATGCCGGCATGAACGGGACCGCTGACGGTCCGGCCGTCGGCCCCAGTGACGGTCATCCAGGATGGTCGGGTGGCACTCAGGACGGTGCGACCAACGGTAGGGCCACGCCCCGGCGACCCGTGCCACAGTCGGCGGTCATGCCCGATCCGGCGACCCCGGAGCCGCCCCGCCCCGGCGCGGTGAGCCCCGGCGTACTGGACGCGGTCGCGGTGCGCCGGGTCTGGCCGGAGGTGGTCGGCAAGGTCAACCGGAGCAACAAGCGGATCGCCGCGCTGATGCGCGACGCGGTCGTCCGTGACCTCGACGGGGACACCCTCGTGCTGACCGTGAAGTCGGCAGTGTTGGCCCGGATGATGTCCGACCACGCGCAGGTGCTCACCGACGCGCTCTACGAGGAGTTGGGCGGACGCTGGCAGATCCGCTGCGAGGTCGCTGGCCAGGCCGGCGCGGCCGCGCCCGCCCCCCGCCCGACGCCCGCCCAGGCCGCTGTTCCGAGCAGTCCCGCGCCCGCCGAGGATCGCGGCATCCGGCGGCCACCGTCGGCCGCCGGACGCACGGGACACTCCGGTGATACGGCTGCGTCCGAGGAGGAGGATTGGCCCGAGCCGGCCCGCCCCGGCGGCTCCGCCCCGAGTACCGGGATCGCTAAGGGCACGGGGCAGGAGAACTCGGGCGCCGGCGGGACCGGTGCGTCGCAGGGCGACTGGCCGAAGACGGCCCCTCTCGGCGGCGCGGCCTCGGCCGGCCCGCCTCGCTCAGCCACCGCACCTGACGCGGGCCCCCTACCGCCGGGACAGAGTGCTGGGCCATCCGGGGGACAGAGTGCTGCCGCAGCGTCGGCGGGGCGGATGCCATCCGCCCCGCCACAGCCTTCCACACCGGCAACTAGAGGCTCAGGGGCAGCCCCGGCGAGCAATGCACTCGCGGCGGCGCGGGCGGCTGCTGCGGGGCGTGGCTCGCGTGCTGCGGCGACTTGGCAGGCTGCGGACGCCGATTGGGCGGGCGAGCCGCCGTACGACCCGGACTACGACGGGCCGGTGACCGGGGGCAAGATACGGCCCTCCGCTGCTCCCACCTACGAGGGGTTCGACCCGGGCGATGAGCCGCTGGACGAGGTACTGGACGAGCGAACGGCCCGGGAGTCCAGCGAGGAACAGGCGGTACGGCTGTTCAAGGAGGCATTCGGCGGCGCTGAGAAGATCGACGAGACCAACGCTCGATAG
- the msrA gene encoding peptide-methionine (S)-S-oxide reductase MsrA, whose amino-acid sequence MTTQKAILAGGCFWGMQDLIRKRPGVVDTRVGYTGGDVPNATYLNHGTHAEAIEITYDPAQVSYRDLLEFFFQIHDPTTKNRQGNDIGVSYRSAIFYCDDEQRSEAEDTIADVDASGLWPGKVVTEVSPAGPFWEAEPEHQDYLEKHPGGYTCHFPRPDWKLPRRAQSRT is encoded by the coding sequence ATGACGACGCAGAAGGCGATCCTGGCTGGCGGTTGCTTCTGGGGGATGCAGGATCTCATCCGCAAGCGGCCCGGCGTGGTCGACACCCGCGTCGGCTACACCGGCGGAGACGTGCCGAACGCGACGTACCTCAACCATGGCACGCACGCCGAGGCGATCGAGATCACCTATGACCCGGCGCAGGTGTCCTACCGGGACCTGCTGGAGTTCTTCTTCCAGATCCACGATCCGACCACGAAGAACCGGCAGGGCAACGACATCGGGGTGAGCTACCGGTCGGCCATCTTCTACTGCGACGACGAGCAGCGGAGCGAAGCCGAGGACACCATCGCCGACGTCGACGCCTCCGGCCTGTGGCCCGGCAAGGTGGTCACCGAGGTGAGCCCGGCCGGTCCCTTCTGGGAGGCCGAGCCGGAGCACCAGGACTACCTGGAGAAGCACCCGGGCGGCTACACCTGCCACTTCCCGCGGCCGGACTGGAAGCTGCCTCGGCGAGCTCAAAGTCGCACCTGA
- a CDS encoding redoxin, producing MTIGVTEQLPPITVDRWVNSPPLTPDHLHGRVVLIDIWEYTCVTDGRLVDRWVGEGAYEQVESEIRRLLGIRTPGIELPPVSGETTEFAATGEPSYLGITPETYLGTDRGVPGSYAAAGDWRSEGDHVELASGGGELGLPFDAGEVNLVVDPGPAGPASVQVLLDGNPIGPERGADVGPDGVAPIDRARMIRLVAGASRGDRLLTIVADQPGLRAYVFTFGP from the coding sequence ATGACCATCGGCGTGACCGAGCAACTCCCTCCGATCACCGTCGATCGGTGGGTGAACTCGCCGCCGCTGACGCCCGACCATCTGCACGGCCGGGTGGTCCTGATCGACATCTGGGAGTACACCTGCGTCACCGACGGGCGACTCGTCGACAGGTGGGTTGGCGAGGGTGCCTACGAGCAGGTCGAGTCGGAGATCCGGCGGCTGCTCGGGATAAGGACACCGGGTATCGAGCTGCCGCCGGTCAGCGGTGAGACGACGGAGTTCGCCGCCACCGGCGAGCCCTCCTACCTCGGCATCACACCCGAGACCTACCTCGGCACCGACCGGGGCGTGCCGGGCAGTTACGCGGCGGCCGGCGACTGGCGCAGCGAGGGAGATCACGTCGAGCTGGCCAGTGGCGGCGGGGAACTCGGGTTACCTTTCGACGCCGGCGAGGTGAACCTCGTCGTCGACCCGGGGCCGGCCGGGCCGGCCAGCGTCCAGGTGCTGCTCGACGGGAACCCGATCGGCCCCGAGCGCGGCGCCGACGTCGGCCCGGACGGCGTGGCACCTATCGACCGGGCACGCATGATCCGACTCGTCGCCGGTGCGTCCCGGGGCGACCGGCTGTTGACGATCGTCGCCGACCAACCGGGTCTGCGTGCGTACGTCTTCACGTTTGGCCCGTAG
- a CDS encoding DUF1223 domain-containing protein, translated as MADASRSAAVDGGFAVVEMFTSQGCDSCPPAEEVLSEIERTARERGQRVFTLGFHVDYWDHLGWADPYGDPAHTRRQEDYARAFGAGGLYTPQMVVNGTVEFVGSNQQAASSAITSALSAAPVASLTLSVATSDGGRRVAVDYQVDRPPALGMVNVAVVEDGLENDVPRGENAGRRLRQDGVVRTFASANLNLTDGRVELDVPAELDPRRAMVVGYVQNDGDRAIVGATAVEVPA; from the coding sequence ATGGCGGACGCATCGCGATCCGCAGCGGTGGACGGCGGATTCGCCGTCGTGGAGATGTTCACCTCCCAGGGCTGTGACAGCTGCCCGCCGGCCGAGGAGGTGCTGTCCGAGATCGAACGCACCGCCCGGGAGCGGGGCCAGCGTGTGTTCACCCTCGGCTTTCACGTCGACTACTGGGACCACCTGGGCTGGGCCGACCCGTACGGCGATCCGGCGCACACCCGTCGCCAGGAGGATTACGCACGCGCGTTCGGCGCCGGAGGGCTGTACACGCCGCAGATGGTGGTCAACGGCACCGTCGAGTTCGTCGGCTCCAACCAGCAGGCGGCGTCGTCGGCGATCACCTCCGCCCTGTCGGCAGCGCCTGTCGCGTCTCTGACGCTGTCGGTGGCGACCAGCGATGGCGGACGTCGGGTGGCGGTGGACTACCAGGTGGATCGGCCGCCCGCGTTGGGCATGGTGAATGTGGCGGTCGTGGAGGACGGATTGGAGAACGACGTACCCCGGGGTGAGAACGCTGGGCGGCGACTCCGGCAGGACGGCGTCGTCCGTACCTTCGCATCGGCGAATCTCAACCTGACCGACGGGCGGGTGGAGCTCGACGTGCCGGCGGAACTCGATCCCCGCCGAGCCATGGTTGTCGGCTACGTCCAGAACGACGGCGACCGGGCCATCGTCGGCGCCACGGCGGTGGAGGTGCCCGCATGA
- a CDS encoding PadR family transcriptional regulator: protein MQEPTFLILTALAAQPLHGYGVIRAVDELSAGEVKLRPGTLYGALDRLAEQGLVTVDREEAVEGRLRRYYRLSDAGAAALRAQVERLRRHAAAAEIQLGRRLGGALSFGLVSTSTFGTVTG, encoded by the coding sequence ATGCAGGAACCCACATTTCTGATCCTCACCGCGCTGGCGGCGCAGCCGCTGCACGGTTACGGGGTGATCCGGGCGGTCGACGAGCTGTCGGCGGGCGAGGTCAAGCTGCGGCCGGGCACCCTCTACGGTGCGCTGGACCGGCTGGCCGAGCAGGGCCTGGTCACCGTCGACCGGGAAGAGGCCGTCGAGGGCCGGCTGCGCCGCTACTACCGGCTCAGCGACGCCGGGGCCGCCGCGTTGCGGGCACAGGTCGAGCGGCTGCGCCGGCACGCCGCCGCAGCCGAAATCCAGTTGGGCAGGCGCCTGGGCGGCGCGCTGAGCTTCGGCCTGGTGAGCACCTCCACCTTCGGCACGGTGACCGGATGA
- a CDS encoding flavin reductase, with amino-acid sequence MSRRRPEHVPSRPTWRCRNCGVRWPCSAAKLRLLGEYREDRAALLVHLAALYVQASAELGDPTSAVGLFDRFVSWARVRG; translated from the coding sequence ATGAGTCGCCGTCGCCCGGAGCACGTGCCGTCGCGACCGACGTGGCGTTGCCGCAACTGCGGCGTCAGGTGGCCGTGCAGCGCGGCCAAGCTCCGGCTGTTAGGCGAGTACCGGGAGGACCGGGCCGCGTTGCTGGTGCACCTCGCGGCACTGTACGTACAGGCCAGCGCGGAACTCGGTGACCCGACGTCAGCGGTCGGGCTGTTCGACCGCTTCGTGTCCTGGGCGCGTGTGCGAGGTTAG
- a CDS encoding helix-turn-helix transcriptional regulator: MNDALRVALRDTGHTIESLAERVGVDPKTVSRWLLEDRIPHARHRLTAADALQKNVSDIWPDISRRRALVWFRPWQEIEREATTLRWFEPNVLPGLLQTEAYARAVLAGGGLIPRSEVARLVDHRMSRQLILHREEPPLLTAVLDEAVLRRPVGGPAVMREQLLALAEASTRPHIRIHVVPSTVGEYAGLNGPFIIATASDHRLAGYLDNQLQGQVVSEQAEIAAILAAWENVRGETLSHWQSVDLIREVAESWH; the protein is encoded by the coding sequence ATGAACGACGCGCTGCGGGTGGCGCTGCGGGACACCGGGCACACGATCGAGTCGCTCGCCGAGCGCGTCGGTGTCGACCCGAAGACGGTGAGCCGCTGGTTGCTCGAAGATCGGATCCCGCATGCCCGGCACCGGCTCACGGCGGCAGACGCGCTCCAGAAGAATGTCTCGGACATTTGGCCGGACATTTCGAGACGTCGGGCGCTGGTCTGGTTCCGCCCCTGGCAGGAGATCGAACGCGAGGCGACCACGCTGCGCTGGTTCGAGCCAAACGTCCTACCCGGCCTGCTCCAGACCGAGGCGTACGCCCGCGCGGTCCTCGCCGGCGGCGGCCTGATCCCGCGCAGCGAGGTGGCACGGCTTGTCGACCACCGGATGTCCCGCCAGTTGATCCTGCACCGCGAGGAACCGCCGCTGCTCACCGCCGTGCTGGACGAGGCGGTGCTGCGCCGGCCGGTCGGTGGTCCGGCCGTCATGCGCGAGCAGCTACTGGCACTCGCCGAGGCGTCCACCCGGCCGCACATCCGGATACATGTGGTGCCGTCCACAGTGGGCGAATACGCTGGGCTAAACGGCCCGTTCATCATCGCAACCGCGTCCGATCACCGCCTCGCCGGCTACCTGGACAACCAGTTGCAGGGTCAGGTGGTAAGTGAGCAGGCCGAGATCGCGGCGATACTTGCCGCGTGGGAGAACGTGCGCGGCGAGACGCTCTCACACTGGCAGTCGGTTGACCTGATCAGGGAGGTGGCGGAGTCATGGCATTGA
- a CDS encoding DUF397 domain-containing protein, translating to MALNDTPALAGARWHKSSRSSGNGGACIEVAGNLPDVVGVRDSKDPTGPALVFSPAAWRAFVATVDKT from the coding sequence ATGGCATTGAACGACACCCCGGCGCTGGCCGGCGCCCGGTGGCACAAGAGCAGCCGCAGCAGCGGCAACGGCGGCGCCTGCATCGAGGTCGCCGGCAACCTGCCCGACGTGGTGGGCGTACGCGACTCGAAGGACCCGACCGGCCCGGCACTGGTCTTCAGCCCGGCCGCGTGGCGTGCCTTCGTCGCCACCGTCGACAAGACCTGA